The following coding sequences lie in one Chelonia mydas isolate rCheMyd1 chromosome 6, rCheMyd1.pri.v2, whole genome shotgun sequence genomic window:
- the PPP2R5E gene encoding serine/threonine-protein phosphatase 2A 56 kDa regulatory subunit epsilon isoform isoform X2, whose amino-acid sequence MSSAPTTPPSVDKVDGFSRKSVRKARQKRSQSSSQFRSQSKPIELTPLPFLKDVPSSEQPELFLKKLQQCCVIFDFMDTLSDLKMKEYKRSTLNELVDYITISRGCLTEQTYPEVVRMVSCNIFRTLPPSDSNEFDPEEDEPTLEASWPHLQLVYEFFIRFLESQEFQPSIAKKYIDQKFVLQLLELFDSEDPRERDYLKTVLHRIYGKFLGLRAFIRKQINNIFLRFVYETEHFNGVAELLEILGSIINGFALPLKAEHKQFLVKVLIPLHTVRSLSLFHAQLAYCIVQFLEKDPSLTEPVIRGLMKFWPKTCSQKEVMFLGELEEILDVIEPSQFVKIQEPLFKQIAKCVSSPHFQVAERALYYWNNEYIMSLIEENSNVILPIMFSSLYRISKEHWNPAIVALVYNVLKAFMEMNSTMFDELTATYKSDRQRLSKAAGEKNEETSGTPGSLRLRLSRAFCVTRGSHKQSEGYCMSSNLVSEKKKEKEREELWKKLEDLELKRGLRRDGIIPT is encoded by the exons ACGTTCCATCTTCAGAGCAGCCTGAACTGTTCCTAAAGAAACTTCAGCAGTGCTGTGTAATTTTTGACTTCATGGACACACTATCAGACCTTAAAATGAAAGAATACAAGCGCTCCACTCTTAATGAACTGGTGGACTACATTACAATAAGCAGAGGCTGTTTGACAGAGCAGACTTACCCCGAAGTAGTTAGAATG gTATCTTGCAATATATTTAGAACTCTCCCACCTAGTGACAGCAATGAATTTGATCCAGAAGAAGATGAACCCACCCTTGAGGCATCATGGCCACATTTACAG CTTGTGTATGAGTTTTTCATACGATTTTTGGAAAGCCAAGAATTCCAACCTAGCATTGCCAAAAAGTACATAGATCAGAAATTTGTATTACAG CTTTTGGAGCTATTTGACAGTGAAGACCCCCGAGAACGAGACTACCTAAAAACAGTCTTACACAGAATTTATGGCAAGTTTCTTGGTCTTAGAGCATTTATCCGAAAACAGATTAACAATATTTTTCTACG GTTTGTTTATGAAACTGAACACTTCAATGGTGTAGCTGAACTGCTGGAAATATTAGGAAG TATTATCAATGGTTTTGCTTTACCTCTTAAAGCAGAGCATAAACAGTTTCTGGTGAAGGTGCTGATTCCTTTACATACTGTCAGGAGTTTATCACTCTTCCATGCACAG cTGGCATATTGTATAGTACAGTTTCTGGAGAAAGATCCTTCACTCACAGAGCCA GTCATTAGAGGTTTAATGAAATTCTGGCCGAAAACCTGCAGTCAGAAAGAG GTCATGTTCCTTGGGGAGCTGGAGGAGATCTTGGATGTGATTGAACCTTCACAATTTGTCAAAATTCAGGAacctttatttaaacaaattgcCAAGTGTGTCTCTAGTCCTCACTTTCAG GTGGCAGAAAGGGCGCTGTATTACTGGAATAATGAATACATCATGAGTTTAATAGAAGAGAACTCCAACGTTATACTTCCCATCATGTTTTCCAGTCTTTATAGGATTTCCAAAGAACACTGGAATCC GGCTATTGTGGCTTTAGTCTACAATGTATTGAAGGCGTTTATGGAAATGAACAGCACCATGTTTGACGAGCTGACAGCCACTTACAAGTCAGATCGTCAGCG CTTATCCAAAGCGGCAGGTGAAAAAAATGAGGAAACTTCGGGAACTCCGGGCAGTTTGCGACTTCGTTTAAGTCGTGCCTTTTGTGTGACTCGGGGTTCCCACAAGCAAAGCGAAGGGTACTGTATGTCATCAAACCTTGTTAG tgagaagaagaaagagaaggaacGTGAAGAACTGTGGAAAAAACTGGAGGATTTGGAGTTAAAGAGAGGTCTTAGACGTGATGGAATAATTCCAACttaa